atgcctgccccccaaaATCCTTTTTCAATATCACATGTCCCACCTTAACATGAATGAAAAGACTATAATGTTTGAATTGCTGTCATCTTCTGCCAATAACTTTCTTAGTATTGAGAAGTATTCATAAAAATTCTTCTTCCCTCCAAATTATTCCATTGACCATGAATACAGGTTTATGTAAAATGGCCAGGATTGCTGTAGGTTGATGGGGCTTCAGGTGTGTGCTTTGTAGAAAAACCATTTTcgataaaataaaatgcaaagtggTTTTCCCTTGGCCTTTCCTACCTCCAGTGATTCCTACTCCACAGTGGAGAATTGGGTACCAAGAACCTTTTCCTGCCCTTGCATAACTGGAGTTGATTTTCCACATCAGTCTTGCTGCTCACAAATCTAAACCCAAGacctttattttacattttcttctaaaataaaattaagtttacCATGGAGAATCAAGCCTTTATGAGGGTAGACCTAGTATTAAAATTTCTACACAGATAGAAAATAGGGTGCATGGGTATGTCAGAGCCTCatgaaaaatctcttttcctGCTAAGGCTTTTCTGGAAAGGTATCATCTTTTCATTTCTCCAAAGGAAGGGACATCTTTTTATGTGAGAAAAATTAGAACAGGTCCCATAAGGCAGCAATTTTTCCTTTGGCCACCAGGAGTTAAGTACCAAATATACAGTACACAAAATGCTAGAATTTTCATGTTCCAGATTCTCTTACTCTAATGCCTATGATTGTAGTTCATATTTTCACAAatcctattttaattttatttttacattttatctgTCAATAGATTCCAATCCTTAGTGGAATCAGGTAAAggaaaggagcagagggaggaagaatgGAGGAAGGGTACCCCCAATTATCCCCATTGTGTAGCATAGTATAAAATGGACAATCAAATGTATATTACAGTGTCTTTACTACAAACGACATTGGCATTTATTACTATTTTAGAAACATATCAAAGTGAAATTGATATTGGCcagcttattaataattttaaatattaatacacctgtgggctcttgccacttattcagagaattctgaatactggctcaagtagaccagacaacatggtaagtttttaagctttttattcatgagagaaatgtgcaggagaatgagggctttatttaggggagaaagagaggtctagaAGCTAtgttgggtccataccaagcaaaCAGCAGGCCAGGAGCAAGCCACATGGAGCAAGTATatggttatgagcagccacaggtGGATTAGCACGGGTAGCAAAGTGAAGGCAGCGAGCAGACCAATAGGCCGCATGCCCTGAAGATGCTGGGACAACAAGGGCAGGGCCCACCATGTTCCTGGCCTTTAATTTACTCCCAaagggggagtggttatgtagtctgattggcaggtgggtgtacaggtgggatcaggtaggggcatgagatcacacaggggggcatggtcttccagctcacaaatctaatcgatTTTATCCTATTTCCCTGCCTACATCAAAATGAGAGCCTAAAGTTATATTTCcccttaaaaagaacaaaaaatgaaaaaatggaagCTGCAAAAAGCCAGAGGTCTAACAGTGGCAGACAAGGAATAAGACTGAACTGAAAACAACAGCAAGTGCCATAATAGATTGCTTACTCTTGTAATGCTACCCAAGACAGGTGCAGGGGATTGAAAGTGGCCCTGTTTCAGAGCCCTTTATTGTGTATTATCCTTCTTAGATTTCCTAGCATGCTGTGAAATAGGTCACGTGGGATTTTACTTCAACTGAAGAATTAAGGTTCAATTTACACAAAACTAATATTTACTGCAGTGTTATAAGTGATAAGGCAGGAAGCTCTGGTATCAGATCTAACCTGAATTTCCAGTTCTACTATCAACTATCTCTGATACTTGGAGCTTGTCACTTTACCCATttctttcttatctgtaaaatgataaTAATGGGTACTTTctgcatttctccctctcttttctcaaAAATTTCTGCTTCTTTTGCATGAAATCTCTGGAATTTAATTTGGTCACACCTGCCATAATCCTTGCCCTGGCGTTTCCTTGGAATTTGTCTCCAGCTCAAAATCTACTTCAGCAAGGTAGGGCAGAAAGCACCACTTGGTGCCACTGCTAGTTGCCAATGCTCCAGCTGACAGCCAACCCAGCAAAGGCCCTTGCAGATGAGCCGGTGCACATCCGAGTAACAGGTCTGCCCTCATCCCAGGTGGTGACCATCAAGGCTTCGCTGAAAGATGAGAAGGGGAATCTGTTCCAGTCCAAAGCCTTCTACAGGGCTAATGAGGCTGGAGAggtagacctggaggaggctcctgcatTTGGAGGAGACTACGTGGGGGTCCATCCAATGGGTCTCTTCTGGTCTTTGAAGCCTGAGAGGGCTCTCCGGAGGCTGCTCAAACAGGATGTGATGAACAGCCCCTTTTGGGTCACTCTGGAGCTATATGACTCAGTTTGCTTCCAGGATTCCACCACGGTTTTGCCCAGGGCCAGCCAGATGGTGCAGCGCTGGTTCTCGGGTCCGGGGGTGCAATGGCAGCAGATCCAAGAAGGTCGAGTGCGGGGaacatttttccttccttcaggTGAGACCAATCTTTGGTGATTTAGGAAACATGGTTGAGGGAAACTGAAGCAAAAACAAATGACATGAAATTGTTGCAAAACAAGCATTTCCCACAATAATGCAAAACTAATGTACTAgtgtatgtgagagagaagaTGGAGTGGATTTTGCTTAGCCTGTGATTTCACTGCTATGTACCTGATCCTCTTTTCACTCATTTTGATCTTTTTGTttcctctctttgttgctctcaGGAGAAGGCCCTTTCCCAGGAGTCGTTGATCTGTTTGGAGGCATTGGGGGTCTGGTGGAATTTCGGGCCAGTCTTCTGGCTGCCCATGGCTTTGCAGTGCTGGCGTTAGCATATTTTGCCTATGAAGACCTGCCTGACAAATTGCTGGAGGTGGACTTGGAATATTTTGAGGAAGCTGCCAATTTTCTACTAGCTCATCCCAAGGTATTTGAAGTGCTTCTCATTTCCATAGCACAGTTGACACTGAAATGAGAATGATAGTATCTACCTTGTAGGTTTGTTGAATTGGTGAGTGATTAGCACTGGGACTTAGGAGACAATACAGGTGGACATATGATTAATTTTAgtggaaaaaagttaaaaatcctTTACATTTGAAGTACTTATAACTTATTCAAAATAGCTCTTCAGTGTTTTTTCAGTCACTGATTACACATCAAGAATCCTCTAGCTTGAACATATTTTCCAACTTCAGTGATTATCTGAATGGGGTGAGCCACACCAAGGGGTCCCAAGACAAAGAACAATGCAGAAGTCCAGTATTGGAGCTGAAGCACACAGCCAGAGCAGGACTGGCGGCAGAACTGACCAGTCTGCATCATCTGATTAGCGGCATTAGACCTCCAGTTGGCTTTAGAGCTGGTGGTCAGAACAAAGCCTAAAGGAAGGGTTGAATGCCAGGAGTCAGATTAGGGAAAAGAATCTAAAAGGAAGGGTCATTTTAGAGTTCTTATGTAGGTCTAGTCGAACTATTGAAAGCATAATCCATGCACCAGAGACCTCAGGAGCTACTAGAAGTACAGAATCTCATTCCCTATGGCTGAATTGGTTTCTGCATGTCAGCCAGATGCGCAGGTAATTCTTAGTTACATTGAAGTTTGAGAAGGACTGGAATAGTGCATCTATAACTCAGCTTTTTCTAGAAATTAGCAGTTGAATTATGATTTCATTCTCTTCAGGAAGTCTCCAAGTATTGATATTTGTGttagtgactttaaaaaaaaaaagaaatagagaagtaGATTCCACATAACCAGGTGTCAGGGTTGATATGCTATTAAGTTAAACCATATTAATCTAACAATTTGAAGGTCAAGAATGTTCACATATCAGCTATTTCTTATAGGTCAAATTCACAATGGAAAAATAGTAACACcagctaatatttattaaaatactatTTGTTAGTCTCTCTGCCAAATACTTTATGTGGCCTATCCCATTTAACACTCAAAATAACCTTATAAAGTAAGTACTATcaacataattttaaatgaagtaaTGTGTCAAAATATAGCCAGTATGTGACAAAAATCAAATATCCTGACTTCTGACCATGTATCATTTTTCTCACTCTAATCCTGGATAgcattgcttttctcaaaaagacatagaatatattttctattgGAGCATTATTGACATCTTCATTTTCAGTGTTGATGGAACATGATTTTCCTAAGCATATTTGGATCTTTTTAAATAACAGCCAAAGGGGAattaaatctcaaataaaatgttttcaagtttTTTCCCCCCACCTCATATTTCATGATTTATGACACTGTCTGAGTAAGGAAATCAAGTGCAAAAATCCAAGTTGGAATTAGATTCAATGGATGAgagttccttttttctttttgacaggcagagtggatagtgagagagagagagacagagagaaaggtcttcctttttgctgttggttcaccctccgatggccaccgcggccggtgcatcgcgctgatccgaagccaggagccaggtgcttctcccggtctcccatgcgggtgcagggcccaaggacttgggccatcctccactgccttcccgggccatagcagagagctggcctggaaggggggcaaccgggatagaatctggagcctcaaccgggaccagaaccccctgtgccagcgctgcaaggcggaggattagcctgttaagccacggcgccggccaacggATGAGAGTTCCACCTTGGCTCCTTGCTACTGTTGTGAACTTGGATGAGTCTTTATCTTCCTGAATCTCAGTTTTCCCAAGGGAAGGACCAATTTAGGCAGTAAATGTAAAGCACTTGGCATAGAACCCAGCGTATAGTTAACAATCAATTCACCTTATCATCTTCTCCCATCTggttctttttcctccctctttctccagaTCTGCAACTAATCTCAAAGTGTTGTAGGTCTACTCttgaatctttttaaatatatcaccctttctttccttattttgttttagttCATTCCCTCATAATTGCTCACCTATGATACTAAGATGGTGCatgaatcaattttttaaatatttatttattttatttgaaaggtagacttacagagaggaaaggggagggggggagagagagagagagagagagagagagagagagaaagcaggagagagagatatatcttctactcactgattcactccccaaactgcctcaatgaccagggctgggtcaggccaaggtcaggagccaggagcttcatcagaatctcctgcatgggtgcacgggcccaagtgctttggccatcttccactgctttcccatgtgtattagcaagaagctggattggtagtggagctgccaggacttgaaccggtgccttatgcgatggtggtgctgcaggcggtggcttaacccactgtatcacagggCCAGCCCAACATTAATCAATTTTCTATCTCCAGTTACAgccctcctctctcactctcccatccattcttcaCATGGATGGTTTCCAAACATGGATGCACATTGGCTTTCCCTGGAGATATTTTACAGTGTCAGATTTTTGGGTACTCAGACCTATAAAAGGAGACATTTGAAAACTTGCACTTTAGAAAGCtctaatgaaaaaagaaattccaggTGGTTCTGATGACAGAAAGGTACTGATTATACTCTCATAAACAAATCAGATTTCCTTGCACTTGTTGTTCCTCCAGAATGCCCTTCCTTTCCTCACTTACCTCTCAGACTTCTTGCCTCCTCACCACTCTCTCAGTCTAACAATGAATTCTGACTCCTTTCTGTGTACCACTACCTTTTCTGATTGGACTAACGACACAATTCAAACGTTTAAAGAGTCCAATCCTTGCCACTGTACACTCTCAATGCCCTCAGGATTACCCCTTGGATTAATATATCTGCAAAACCTTTGTAACTATAAAGCACTGTGTCAACATAAATTGCACTTACATAATATTTAAGACAACTTGAGCAATGTAATTTTTCTAACTGAAGACAAGGACTTGATGTTTGTGGAAAGCTCAACTTCCACTGCTCTTGTGATGCCAAATGCTGCAGGTgcattaaatgctttctctgttgataagactgcacttttttttttttttttgacaggcagagtggacagtgagagagagagagacagagagaaaggtcttccttttgccgttggttcaccctccaatggccgccatggctggcgcactgtggccggcgcaccgcgctgatccgatggcaggagccaggtgcctctcctggtctcccatgcgggtgcagggcccaaggacttgggccatcctccactgcactccctggccacagcagagagctggcctggaagaggggcaactgggacagaatccggcgccccgaccgggactagaacctggtgtgccggcgccgcaaggcggaggattagcctagtgagccgcggcgccggccaagactgcACTTTTgatgggaaatttttatttttattatttcatttgagcCTCATAACAATGCTGCAAGGAAGCTAGCATCACCCCTCAAGACAACAAAGCTCAGCCAGGGGAAATTTTATTCTGTTCTCTGTCATGGAAGCTGGTGCTGACTCTTTGTATCATATTGTTTCTGGCCTGCTGACACTTTCTTCTAAGTATGGCCTATAAAAGGGGTTCCCTTTGTTTTGTATTTCAGGTCCAAAGGCCAGGCATTGGTGTGCTCTCCGTGTGCAAAGGGGCAGAGATTGGGCTAGCCATGGCCTGCTACCTGAAGCAGGTGGTAGCCACTGTCTGCATTAATGGGCCCAATGCCATCACTGAAGTTCCACTCAGGTACAAGGACCTGGTTGTGGCACCCACCGGCTTGTTTCCGGAGCGCATACAGTTGCACATCTCTGGGGCTCTGCGCCTCCGCCACTGCAGAGGAGATCCCCGGGAGCTGAATCGGCAGAGTGTGCTTCCCGTTGAAAAGGCCCGGGGTTGGATACTCTTCATCGTCGGAGAGAAAGACGAATTCCTGGACGGCAGAGCGCGCGCGGAGCAAGCCCTGGCTCAGCTGGCGAGCCACGGTAGAATCAACGGAAGGATGCTGGCATACCCTGGGGCAGGCCACCTCATAGAGCCACCCTATGCTCCTCTGTGCTACATGTCCTGGAACCCAGGCGTttccctgcccctgctctgggGAGGGGACCGTGTTGCTCACGCTGCAGCCCAGGAGCACGCCTGGGGGGAAATCCAGAAATTCTTCAGGCAGCATCTCACCCCGGCTGGAAGTAAACTCTGAGCAAGCACTGGTGATGATGGGGAGGGGCGAGGAGGCTGGTGTGGGGGCAAAAACGTCTGAGGATAAGGAGGGATCAGATGGTGACACAGGAGCTCCTGGTGTATTTAGGTTCACACTCATCCTGAACCCACTGGGAGGGAGTCAGAGACCCAGGGTGCACATGCATCTGAAGTAACTCTGATAATTTTGTTAGTGCTTTGAATGTTTGTAAATTGAATACCAGTTTATATGTGCCAGGATACACTGCTATTTCAAAACTATAAGACCCCTGAAAATGGCATAATCTTTTGTTTTATTCTCAGTTGGGGAAGCCTTGGATCCAAGGCATTGCTAATCCAGATGAAATCTCCAGAATTTTCAAGTTATTTGCAGAAATACATTTTCTGTCTAAACTGTTTTGAGTGGGCTTCTGGCACTTGATATGAGAAGTTCATGCTCACTGTAGATTTCCAGTTAGATGctgtagcatttttaaaaatcaggaatagGATTGTATTTAATCAAGCACCTTTGTAACATTTGTTGAAATTATGTGCCTTCCACATAACAAGTACTACATCAATTACTCTATCAGTCATGATGACTTTCATAACTTCAATCTGTTAGGATGGTGAATTACATTCATGAATAAACTAATTTTGCTTGCTCATTTAATTTTAACAATAAATTTCTCATACTGACTGATGTAAgttctaatatttttttcttttttaaatattttaattatataaagattttttattaaacttttatttaatgaatataaatttccagtgtacagcttatggattacaatggcttccccctcccataacttccctcccacccgcaaccctcccctctcccactccctctccccttccatttgcatcaagattcattttcaattctctttatatacagaagatcaatttagtataaagatttcaacagtttgcacccacatagaaacacaaagtgaaacatactgtttgagtactagttatagcattaaatcacaataagtacagcacattaaggacagagatcccacatgaggagcaagtgcacagtggctcctgttgttgacccaacaaattgacactctagtttatggcaccagtaaccaccctaggctgtcgtcatgagttgcc
This DNA window, taken from Lepus europaeus isolate LE1 chromosome 12, mLepTim1.pri, whole genome shotgun sequence, encodes the following:
- the LOC133771670 gene encoding acyl-coenzyme A amino acid N-acyltransferase 1-like, whose amino-acid sequence is MLQLTANPAKALADEPVHIRVTGLPSSQVVTIKASLKDEKGNLFQSKAFYRANEAGEVDLEEAPAFGGDYVGVHPMGLFWSLKPERALRRLLKQDVMNSPFWVTLELYDSVCFQDSTTVLPRASQMVQRWFSGPGVQWQQIQEGRVRGTFFLPSGEGPFPGVVDLFGGIGGLVEFRASLLAAHGFAVLALAYFAYEDLPDKLLEVDLEYFEEAANFLLAHPKVQRPGIGVLSVCKGAEIGLAMACYLKQVVATVCINGPNAITEVPLRYKDLVVAPTGLFPERIQLHISGALRLRHCRGDPRELNRQSVLPVEKARGWILFIVGEKDEFLDGRARAEQALAQLASHGRINGRMLAYPGAGHLIEPPYAPLCYMSWNPGVSLPLLWGGDRVAHAAAQEHAWGEIQKFFRQHLTPAGSKL